The sequence GATGGAGGCGGTGACCGTGGCGCGGCGGCAGGGCGTGGACCTTTCCGCCCACGCCAGCCAGCCGCTGACGCCCGCCCTCGTGAGCTGGGCCGACGTGGTGCTGACGATGGGCCCCTCGCACCTGCCCAGCGTCGACCGGATGGGCGGCGCGGAAAAGGCCGCCACGCTCGGCGACTTCGCGGCCGGCGGCGAGGGGCTGGGCCCCTCGGTGCCGGACCCGTTCGGCGGGCCCGAAGCCCTGTACGAGGAAACGTTCAACGAGCTTCGCGGCCTCGTCGGCGCCGCGCTGGACCGGCTGGCGCCCATCCTTCACCCGTGACGACCACGGCCGCCACCCGCCTGTTCGCCCTCCTGGGCGATCCCGTCGGCCACTCGCTTTCTCCCGTCTTTCAGAACGCCGCCATCCGCCACCTGGGGCTCGACGCCGTCTACGTC is a genomic window of Longimicrobium sp. containing:
- a CDS encoding low molecular weight protein arginine phosphatase, translating into MTEQASPPTTTYNLLFVCTGNTCRSPLAEGIARAELQRRGWANVQVKSAGVSAHPGVPATMEAVTVARRQGVDLSAHASQPLTPALVSWADVVLTMGPSHLPSVDRMGGAEKAATLGDFAAGGEGLGPSVPDPFGGPEALYEETFNELRGLVGAALDRLAPILHP